GCGTGTACCTGATAATTCTATCGAGCTGCCTTCCATCAACTGAAGAATCCTCGTACACACTGATCCTCTCGCCATAGAGTCGTCCTTCGATGCTGTCTAGCAGATTGAAGAGTCCTTCCTGGGAAAGGCTAAACATTACACATTATTATGgtcaaaggaaataaaaactgaaactgaTAGATTTTCATTAACTTAAGGTACTTAAGACCTCTTGGAGGAATCTGATCATTAAAATGCTTATAACACAATAAAAGCCAATTCAAGTGTCTCTATTGAGGGTGGCACATGCTATGATCTGAGAAACGTGGCATTTGAGCAATTATGGCTGACTAACGTTGGGGTTAAATTTAGAGGGGCTATGTAGAGGACATGTTAAATTATATAAACATGActcattataaaaataaaaataaattaaaaaaaaatgaaaatcctGGCAACTTTAAAATTGCTACCATAACAATCTCACATTCAAAAGTGTAAAAAAATTGCTCCAAAAAAGGGGCCCTCTGGATGATTTCCTTTGGTGAGAGATTTACACTTTAATCTGGGCCTGTGTGAGCCAGCAAAATGAGAAATGGATGCTTAATGCATGTGGATATTGGGAATCCATCCCTTTCTTGAGCATTAAGCTCTGGGTGGCCCTCATTCAATTCTCTAAGAAACCCCAAGCAGAGAGATCCCGAGTCTTTCGACATAAAAGGGAGCAAAAAGAATTTATGACAATCTGTAATGGGCTCCAGGGTTAAGGGTCAGCAAACAATTGCTCCCTCTTTTTTGCAGGTTGTTTCCTGGTAACATCCTGATTAAGCTAGCAACTTGAATTATATCCATGACATTCTGTAGTGTGCAATCCGTCTGTGCTAAGTCCTCTTCAGTGTGGCTGAAGTAGCATAGGCAAAagctctgtcttttttttctctccctcatcGTCAGCGTGGGCCTTGAAATAGTCATCTTTCTCTTTCCACTTTATTTGTCAATGCTCTTCAAAAAGAGACCTttagagagggagaaagtgaattagttgtatttttctgtaaacctctctctctcactctcattgTATTGTTGCCAGCTTTCATGTCAAGGTCTCCAACCTCACTTTAGATGTTACTGTTGTCTGCGTGTCAACATCATCAGGAGCGAATTGTTagccaggaggaagaggtcAGCCTCTCTGTAGTGATATTGCTCTACAGAGTACAGTACTGACTCCGGGGTGATTTACCACACGGAATGGCCTCACCGTAGAGTGATTGGTGTCACGGGAATTTGCCATGCTGGCACAGACCGCAAATACCACACAAAGGAAGCAGAAGTAATATGCcacaagtaataaaaacacacagcaggggcTGTCTGACTAATAATGTTCCAGCAGACTGTGTGCACAGTTTAAAAAGGGCTGTGTGACAATATGCAATCTTTTAAACGAAGCTTTAACCACAAGCACGGTCTGAAAATGCATGAGGCCCTAATGACAATGCAAAACATTATAATCAAGCTTACAGATATTTTACATTGTGTGGATTTTTAATGACTTGTTTGTGCATGACATTTTGTCATCAATTGAGCAGATCGGGGATGACGTATTTGCCAGAAGGACACAGCGATGCCATTATGATGAGCCTTGAAGAAGACACCTAGGGGATATTTCAGTCGTACACTCTCACTCACCCCTGCCATGCTGGAGGAGAAATATAATGGGATAATCTAATGAATTGCGCAGGCTTGTTTTTCTTGACTGTGAGCTGAATAGAGGGAACGATATAAACTCTAAccttaagagagagagagaggtagaaaCGGAGAGAGtgccagagacagagagggaaaaGATAGAGACTGGATGTTCCCGGAGCTTTACATCAAAGCCTCTGCTTTTCTCCTCGTACACAGAAGCCCTCCGTCTTAACAATGGCGGCTGCAGCCCCCACTGTCGTATCCCCCCAGCACAGGCTAACTGCGGTTCCTCTTGAGGTCACACTATAAACATTATAGTggaccacacagacacagagtgatgcacaaacaaacatgctACTCGCTCATGTACCACTTTTCAACAGtttaaacacaaaatacaaCTTACATTTTCCAGATCCAGTTGtaaaaaaatctttttcaaCTAATTAACATGGCCATATTTGCAATAATAGAAATGTGAACAAGATTAATGTAAATTATCTGTAAGTGGTAAATCAAAAATATCTAATACTGTTTGTATTTCTGAAGGTATAGGAAAAAATATTAGaagaattatttatttacattgctttTTCAAGAGCACAAGGGTTCTTGTTCACAAAATACTATATATTGTAGAGAAAAGATTCACATTGGATTTTCTGTTTCTCTAACCCCATCCAAAATGATCCTTCAACTCAGAGGCCATCATCACGCTAAGGATTTGTGGCTGTAAGTGCTGTCCACATGCCCACCCTCCAGAACACTCTATGGTGCCACAAATTTCCTCCTCCACTGGGGACTTCCTGAGGTCTCTCAAGCAGAAAATTGCTCTGTTACAGCATTATCTTGGATTATGGCAATATTGTTGGTGACAGGTCCTGAGCTCTCCCTATAAGATGCATCACTGCCACCACCGTAGCCGTTGCTGAGCTACAGAGAGCACGGTGGCATGGACCGTGACTCCCACAATCCTTCCTGTCAGACTCCGATGGGGTGGTAAGGGGAACTGTGTGGTGACTTCGCCTCCTTCTACCATTAACCATTTGGTGTAGTATGCCATGCAGACTATTCCCTGATTATTGGCCTGCcatgttttaaacaaaacaaaacaaaattgcaTAGTGCTGTTCTAAAGAACAGATTGTGACAAGAAATGTTCAAAAATGGTTAGTGCTCACTTACAAATTTCAGACAACTGGCAGAAGTAATACATACTACACCTTTCTAAAATCACTGGAGAGGTATCCTTGGAGCAATGAGAGTGAATGGATGATTGAGGACTGTGCTGATTATGAATATCATTCCCTCCAGGACTAGCATTCCACTCAGGTGCCACACCCTGTGGTAGATCCTCTTCCAGCTCAGATTGTGTCAGAGAAATGGACAGGTTACTAGCAGTGCTCTCTGACAGCTCCACATCAGAACTTGGTGTACTGACACTCTCGCGTCTACCTGAATACAAACATCAATTAATGCATAtgaaaactattaaaaaaaacaaaaggtaaTGAGCAAAACATAATATTGCAAACCTGGTACACCTTCATCTCCCTTTCCAAAAGTGGCTTGAGGCATTACGTAGCTGAGACCTCTCCCTTCGTCCTCCATCATGGACGGCTGATGAGCCACATCACTGTGTTCTCCAGGGGAATTCTTGACTCTCCTGGGGCCACTGCTGCCGCCAGACAGATTCTTCTTAAGCCCCATCAAGGTCACCGGAGGTGAAGGTTCACGCTCATCATCACTTCCAAAAGGCACGTTGTGAGCCGTGCCTGTTAAAGCCCAAACAGATGGGAGCACAGGCGTCGTTCTTTCATGTTTGTCACATAAATTACAGCCGTCGGGGGAATCGTTTGAGCCTGAAATGTCATCTGATAAATGTGCTCGGTTCCTGGCAGCATCCTCTCCGCCAGCTCTGAAGTCCTTCAAAAGGCCACTTGGTAGACGTTCACCGGAGTGTATGCTGCGATTGGACGAATGATGCAATGCTTGGTCTGAGTGTACACTTGTGGATCCAGCTTCAGTATCAGAGCCTCTGGAGTTCTGGTGGTCTGTAAAATTTTCCCCCAATGGTTGTGTAAAATGTCCGGGCTGGTGACAAGGGGAACTATCCTGCTGCTGTCTATGCGTAGCTTCAtcctaaaaatacaaaaaaaaccccGAAAAGATgggtgtatttttattttatatatattgacCATGTCATAAATGTAAAGATATTCATATACAGTTCCTTGTTTATGTTAGATAAGTGTATTTGAATAAATTCAACTCAAATATGTTAACTATCCACTTTACATTTCAGACTAAGTGTTGCTTATTTGGGCCAAggtcagaattttttttttgttacatctTATAGAAGGATGTCTCAGGATCAATGTTTTAACTTTTAATCTTATTAAAAATCCTTTAGACAAGTTTTGATTTATGTCTGCTATGTCACCAAGGGGGGGGGAGAAGCAAAAAGCCTCCCTCCAAACATAATAACAAAAAGCATGGCTTCTGTTTCTTTTCTGATAAGCGTCTTAAATACCAAACAGTTAGCTGCTTAATAACATTCACTGTATACCATGCAGCCTGCCCAGCAGATCCACAAAGTAggtaaaaaaaagaggaaaagttAATTTCTTGGCTGAGTGATTCCATCGGTAGCTGCAGGGCAAAGTAGAAAGTGTTTCACTAAAGTAGCAATTGATTCTTCTATCAATCTGCGGCACGCATGTGCTCTTCCAAGGaatgtattaaatatgaaaatcatATCCCGTTATCATCTGTCTCCAGCTTTCAGCCCGGTAAGCTTCCCTTAATgaatgctgcagcctgagggACATGCACACTGCCAGCCAATGGCGTGTATGCATAATGGAGTGACGGTACCATTTTGCTCATTACAATATCGACAGGCTGAGGGGGGTTTTTGCACACAGTTACAAGTGACTGCTCTAGACAGACTGCTCCAAGTTATTATGAGATGTCTTAGACATTTCATCTAAAAGAGCTTTAACTGCTTTAAGTGAAGGGAGAAAGCAGCTATGGGCTTGAACTACATCGCTTGTACAGATGCACCAGCTAGGATTAGACACCTGTGTTATTACAGATACACAGTTTAAATGTAGACTCCTTTAGAGATTTAGCAGGCATAATGTCTACTTTCGGTTGTTATTCCAAACCTGAAAACACAGCTTGATAGAACAGAAATTTAAATAAGCCGTGTAAACATTTCAAAAAAGAATTATCCAACATTAGAAAACAAGATCTATCGTCATGCAAAGACgtgagacaaaacacacacaaccaaaaaAACAAGCATGTTCGTGTAAAATGTGTACTGTACAATTACAAGGCTTACAAACACGTGTTGATCCAGTATGCTACACTTAATGTATATGTATTACTCTTACTGTGTCTTGCTCCATTTTCTTTCTTGCATCATTAAACTGAGAAATCTTTTTCAAAAATTCAGcctagaaaaacaaataaagacaaaaatacacacaagatTAAAAGAAATTATAAAGCTGCAGACAAGCTCAAACATTATGGCCAactttaaaagcatttttctaTAATTCATTTCTCTTAAATGTTCTGcaaagtcaaacacaaacaaagcttaTGCTAAACTTGGTTCAAATGTATGAAGCTGAGCTTGTGTGcgtatatatattttatctgAGAATTGCATTACTGAAAATATCATACGGTATCTTaaccaaattaaataaatacataattaaaTCAATGAAAAATGacaaccaaaacaacaaaataacaacTATCCTTCATAAAGAATCGAGAGGATTTGAAGCTCCTGCTTAGAGGGAGAGAATGACTAAACCTCTGGACCACTTCAGAGTCTCTATATTGGGCAATTAGCTCAGCGAGTCACAATTAGCCAATTTTGTTAATTTGATATTAAGCTGTCAAGCAGTGTCGTTGAGTTTTGAGTGATAATCTCACTAGTTCACCATTTTGTCCctcattcatttgtttgacTTGATACATTGTAAAGTTTGATTGTTTACTATTACCTGCAAGCAATTATGAAATAAAGGTTTATTTATCCTACAGTGGGAAAATATCTTACCTTTGAAGTCTATTAAATGTCCAACTTAGTAACATAGTATTAGACTAAATGTTTGTAAACATGCTTCAATAATATATGCACATGACACCTACATTTTCTTATTTGCTCTTATTCCCAGTATGTCTAGTTCCTAAAGCATACCACAAAATTTGTTCTAAATACACAGTATTGAAAAGATGTATTAATAATTTCTAAAATTGTATGAAATATTCTAGAATAATGAATAGTGTTTCTGGAGCCTAGATCACCCAGGGCAAATTTGTCCAGCCTCAATTAATGTAACTCAATAACAAGCAACTAGTTGAATGAACACGTTAcgagtgtgtgttttaccttttGTTGCAGCAGGGCACCATGGTCAGGACTGTATTCCTTCATGCTAATTTCCATGCACTCCACATCTGTCAGAAGCTCAAGGTTCCTCATTTTTGCTCGTGCTTCCCTGTCACAGATTTCCTTGAGATAACTGCGCAGTTTGGAAGTCTTTATCTGTGAGCTGAAGGCAGTGGAGAACTACTATTCAAAAGAAATATTATCTAAGAGCATTGTCAAAAAATAAGAGCTACACTTtttcaaaagaaaaaaggttAAGCACAATGCGCTGTTAAATTTAAATCTTATTCTCAACTCCCTTATCAATCTGAGCATTACTGCTGTGCTACAGCTATGCCAGTAATACACTTGAGGGCAAGAGTTTTACATTGATAAGCAGCACATTTTGTAGCCCATGTAATACACATACctaaaaactgtattttttttatttttaattccaaAGATGACCATCAGTGGTACTGGTACTATACATACGCCATGTAAACAAAATGCATACACATAAACTTTGCAAAactcatttaaaatttaatctGTTATCGTCTTTTGTGGGTTTGTGAAATGATTACTGTTAGACAGGCATTTGCATTGGAGAGCCATAAATAATAAAGATCACAACAAAGCTCTAATAAACAAATCGTACACATATTTAGTGACATAGTTAGTGATCTGCAAGACTTACATTCTTCTATCACATCTGGAGTAAGCAAACAGTTCCCTCTCCAGTTCCAGTCTTCGTTTCTCGCTGCACAAACATCAGATTCCTGTTATTATCATCCATGTTACTCGCCGCTGCAGTTATCCCAGTGTTTGCAGGGCTATCGCATGCTAATAACCAGTAATGTTACTCGTTATTCCGACGCTAATGTCTTAAATTATCCCGAAAAGCTAATATGCAGACACTTGAAGCGGTACTTGGCTTTAGCGTTAGCAAAGAGTAACGTAGAGGTAAGAAGACTGCTGAACTAGTTAGCTAGCTACTTTGCCGTCTATAATGGATTGGCTGGTTAGCCAGAAGCTAGCTTGTTACGTCTCAGTCCCGAACGGCAGCAGTAGTCTACGGAAGCAGCGGACGTCAGAAATCGAGCCCGCGGTCTCTCACAATGCGTATTCATGCTAGCACAACAACAGGAAACCCTCACCTTTTATGAATGCTTTGCTGAATCGACGTTATCTTCTTATAATATAAATCCAAGCTGCCAGCCATGTCAGCCATTTTCACCCGTCTTGGAGCTGCTGAACAGCCGAGAGCCAACgcgggagaaggagggaggccAGTGTTTACTTTGGTTGCCATGAACACCGCTTCCCATAAAGCTTTGCGAAGCACGTGGGGCGAGCACGCGCGCGAGCTCGCGTCTGTTTTGATGCGTGTAAGTGAATACTAATACAACTTGCTAAAACGTGGTTTAAGATGTATTGTTTGTAACATAATTGCATTTTTGGCCCAAAATATATCGAGTAAGACAAAGTTATGTACTTTCCAACGAAGCTTTCAACGTTTATTTTAATACTGAGCAATTTATGAGCAAACATGGACTCAACCTGCCATTATTGTCTGTTAGCATGGAATTATTTTGCGCAAAATTTAACAAGGAATATGGCGGAAATTCAATTTAAACAAGTCATATTCACGACCTACAAAATTGTACATTTGCTGACAAAACCCGTGCTTGTAACCTGAACTGGGCTAAATACCAGCCATTGGAAACCTTTCTTTGACATTATTTCATAAGCTTTCGTCTCTCTGTCAGATACAGATTGATGTCTCATTTGCTCTGATAGCTTTGTACCATCCACTGATCTTGTCTTGCATTATCAAAGTTCACCACTGACAGTTCTCATATGTCATGTTTTGACTGCAGCGGCACATCGGTTTGTCAAAGAACAACACTATAGTGTACACCCATGTCCTTGCTGGGGTTTGACAGCCCCTCCAAACGCACACCCTAATCAAGCAATTTCCCCATTTCCAGTCCCATCAAATTACTCTTTAGCTGTTGAACTGTGGAGTTTTGTTGTCCTTTTATAATGCTAATCTGCCCTATTCAGTATCTCTCTATGAGGCTATTTGTTGTGAAATAAATCCCCTTGTTTGCCTCCTGCATGTATAATTGATATTGTTGCCAggctttttgtttgtgctgtggagaGCTTAAAGGTAGTGCATTGGAGGTGATGAAGAAAATAGCACTTGGAACAGCTGAGGTTCAGCTGAGGTTGATGCCGGTGATGATGTTTGATGGATGTCATACCAtgcactattattattattattttggagCAGATTATAATATACACAATATGTATTCAACATTTACTGCCagtttttaatatataatatactgtactcgTGTTGCTGTTGT
Above is a window of Betta splendens chromosome 22, fBetSpl5.4, whole genome shotgun sequence DNA encoding:
- the kiz gene encoding centrosomal protein kizuna isoform X1, which encodes MATKVNTGLPPSPALALGCSAAPRRVKMADMAGSLDLYYKKITSIQQSIHKSEKRRLELERELFAYSRCDRRISQIKTSKLRSYLKEICDREARAKMRNLELLTDVECMEISMKEYSPDHGALLQQKAEFLKKISQFNDARKKMEQDTDEATHRQQQDSSPCHQPGHFTQPLGENFTDHQNSRGSDTEAGSTSVHSDQALHHSSNRSIHSGERLPSGLLKDFRAGGEDAARNRAHLSDDISGSNDSPDGCNLCDKHERTTPVLPSVWALTGTAHNVPFGSDDEREPSPPVTLMGLKKNLSGGSSGPRRVKNSPGEHSDVAHQPSMMEDEGRGLSYVMPQATFGKGDEGVPGRRESVSTPSSDVELSESTASNLSISLTQSELEEDLPQGVAPEWNASPGGNDIHNQHSPQSSIHSHCSKDTSPVILESLSQEGLFNLLDSIEGRLYGERISVYEDSSVDGRQLDRIISLCNSGASLNGENLETCGAVVLHELQRLSWSTAKGCLLPQDLVSTHRSNTEPKISTALPPDAARLWDRWFKHALLLKERHVLSTERLVQLFTPLLLERHATYGHQAKVLLRTLLSRSSEECPSAEDGSDFSSAAGPPSLLAGGDWKQAGPVQKQQIQELQSTEEDSQDESPVESVPIRESKAYQLLKQSAMQERLQSSEEEEEDDDSLSGINHGHEEDLGRAKCSSHQDPYPRKETPRSKTHSALQSKAFWGESDDSNSEIEAALRPQLFNSNTHDADDFMD
- the kiz gene encoding centrosomal protein kizuna isoform X2; the encoded protein is MATKVNTGLPPSPALALGCSAAPRRVKMADMAGSLDLYYKKITSIQQSIHKSEKRRLELERELFAYSRCDRRMEARAKMRNLELLTDVECMEISMKEYSPDHGALLQQKAEFLKKISQFNDARKKMEQDTDEATHRQQQDSSPCHQPGHFTQPLGENFTDHQNSRGSDTEAGSTSVHSDQALHHSSNRSIHSGERLPSGLLKDFRAGGEDAARNRAHLSDDISGSNDSPDGCNLCDKHERTTPVLPSVWALTGTAHNVPFGSDDEREPSPPVTLMGLKKNLSGGSSGPRRVKNSPGEHSDVAHQPSMMEDEGRGLSYVMPQATFGKGDEGVPGRRESVSTPSSDVELSESTASNLSISLTQSELEEDLPQGVAPEWNASPGGNDIHNQHSPQSSIHSHCSKDTSPVILESLSQEGLFNLLDSIEGRLYGERISVYEDSSVDGRQLDRIISLCNSGASLNGENLETCGAVVLHELQRLSWSTAKGCLLPQDLVSTHRSNTEPKISTALPPDAARLWDRWFKHALLLKERHVLSTERLVQLFTPLLLERHATYGHQAKVLLRTLLSRSSEECPSAEDGSDFSSAAGPPSLLAGGDWKQAGPVQKQQIQELQSTEEDSQDESPVESVPIRESKAYQLLKQSAMQERLQSSEEEEEDDDSLSGINHGHEEDLGRAKCSSHQDPYPRKETPRSKTHSALQSKAFWGESDDSNSEIEAALRPQLFNSNTHDADDFMD
- the kiz gene encoding centrosomal protein kizuna isoform X3, with translation MRNLELLTDVECMEISMKEYSPDHGALLQQKAEFLKKISQFNDARKKMEQDTDEATHRQQQDSSPCHQPGHFTQPLGENFTDHQNSRGSDTEAGSTSVHSDQALHHSSNRSIHSGERLPSGLLKDFRAGGEDAARNRAHLSDDISGSNDSPDGCNLCDKHERTTPVLPSVWALTGTAHNVPFGSDDEREPSPPVTLMGLKKNLSGGSSGPRRVKNSPGEHSDVAHQPSMMEDEGRGLSYVMPQATFGKGDEGVPGRRESVSTPSSDVELSESTASNLSISLTQSELEEDLPQGVAPEWNASPGGNDIHNQHSPQSSIHSHCSKDTSPVILESLSQEGLFNLLDSIEGRLYGERISVYEDSSVDGRQLDRIISLCNSGASLNGENLETCGAVVLHELQRLSWSTAKGCLLPQDLVSTHRSNTEPKISTALPPDAARLWDRWFKHALLLKERHVLSTERLVQLFTPLLLERHATYGHQAKVLLRTLLSRSSEECPSAEDGSDFSSAAGPPSLLAGGDWKQAGPVQKQQIQELQSTEEDSQDESPVESVPIRESKAYQLLKQSAMQERLQSSEEEEEDDDSLSGINHGHEEDLGRAKCSSHQDPYPRKETPRSKTHSALQSKAFWGESDDSNSEIEAALRPQLFNSNTHDADDFMD